The nucleotide sequence TTTAATGGGATTAAGAGAGGATATTGGTAGTCTTTTGAAAGAGTTACTGGAGCGTGCTCCGGGGGATGTTAATGGAGTGGCTGTGCTGCGACCGGATGGTTTGATGATCTCTTCGGCCCTTCCCAGTGGTACTGATGAGAAAAGGGTGGCGGCTATGGCTGCGGCCATGGTGGGTACTTCCCAGAGAACCTGTGATGAGCTGGAAAGGGGAGATCTTAACCAGGTGGTTATCGATGGTGCCATTGGTAAGGCCATTCTGTCCTATGCTGGTAAGAAGGCGGTGCTGGCTGCACTATCCCCGGGGGAAGTGAACCTGGGACTGGCCCTCCTGGAACTGGAGAGAACCGCACTAAAAGTAAAAGAAGTCATGGAAGCATAAAAGGGAGCGCATATATCAAGAGGAGTGAATAACATGTCAGAAGAGGAAGTACAGAAAATAACAGCTGCTTTTTTAAGCGAAACTCAAGAAAATCCAGTGAATATCATACTCACCGCAGTGTTGATGGGCTTCACCAACAGCCTGTGGAAGGTCAGTGGGGAAGGATCAGGGGGAATCACCCGTGCCTTCGGTGAGGATCTGTGGGACCTGATCAAGGCCGGTTCAGTCATGTTGGGTGAGGAAAAG is from Methanobacterium formicicum and encodes:
- a CDS encoding roadblock/LC7 domain-containing protein, with product LMGLREDIGSLLKELLERAPGDVNGVAVLRPDGLMISSALPSGTDEKRVAAMAAAMVGTSQRTCDELERGDLNQVVIDGAIGKAILSYAGKKAVLAALSPGEVNLGLALLELERTALKVKEVMEA